AATTTTTTGAGCTTCATTTTTATTAGTAATAAACTCCGCCCCTACAGCTGTTTTAGGCCACAACTGCCATTTGGTGGTTGCAGGTGCCAAAACATCCCCTAATTGTAGCTTTGATGTAGCTACTAAAATCTCAATTTCGTCAGATTTCACCGGCTTAGCAACTTTAGAAGGCAACACTATGAATCGCGTAACCAGAGCTACTAAAATTGCTATTAAAAGCGCTATTAAAATAATTTTTACTTCTTTAAATGTAATCATAGGCTGTTTGCCATCATTCTTATTATTACCATTACTATGCAGGCCATCCCTACTGCAGTGCCATAGGGTACTATTTTTTTGTGCTTTTTCAAAGTTGCAATTTCAGGTTCATAATTCACCCAAGCCTCTAAGTGTGCCCAAGGCATTATTTTGACCACCCTATTGGCCAATGCTAACCTCAATATTTCTATATGTGTCCCCAGAAATAGATAGAAAAGAGCCAAAAGACCACCAACCAAGCTAGTCAACAACAAAAAGCCGGCGATATCACCAAGAAGCATAAACCATGCGGAGGCCGTAGCAATAAACTTCACATCTCCCGCCCCAATCATCTGATAATTGAACAAAATGAAACCAACCCCCATCACAACAATGAAAGCAATCCCTGGAAATAAAAAATCTATGGGTTCTTTAAAAATTAATACCATCGCTACAAAAAGAGCGAGCTGTAAGGCTATTATGAGGTTTGAAATTCTAAAAAAAAGAAAATCCTCAATGGCCAATACAAACGCTGATAAGGCAAAAAGTATATAAAAAAAGGTCAAATACCACCCCTGCTTTTTGTTATTTAAAAACATTGCCACAAAACCACCATTTTCTCAAACAGCTGTCTTAAAACAAAACACTATTGTTGCATTCTTGCACTTATGAGTCTTGTGATAAAGTGATATCCGTTTCATACACTCAATTAATAAATTTTCTTTCATGAGGAGCTTTAGTTTGATAAAAAGCTTTAGTTTAACAGGAATAAAAAGGCTTAAGTTTATGAAACTAAATTTCAAGAGTTTAGTGTTAGTTGGTGCAACATCAATCCTTTTTGGTTGTGCAGGAACCGATCAAAATGATGATTCTACTTTTATGAAAGATGAATCAAAGTCTTTAAATCTTGCTGAAAAAATGCGAACAGGTGGTCAGCAATCAACTGCTATCGGGCTTTACAGAAAAATCTTGGATGAAACCCCAAATAATGTTCCAGCAACTTTAGGATTAGCTAAATCTCTAAATGCACTCAAACGTTATCGCGAAGCACAAGAGTGTTTAAAGAAATCATTGGTGGAGAATCCTAATCAAATCTCATTAGAAGAAGAGTTAGGAAAAACGTATATCAGCAGTCATCAACCAAAAGAAGGAATGGCAGTTTTTGAATCCATACTCAAAAAGGATCCTCAAAATCAAATAGCCCTTAATGGTCTTGGTATTTGTCATGATTTAAATTACAACCATGCGACTGCTCAAGATTATTATTTAAAGGCTCTTGCTCTCTATCCCAACGCTAAAATAACTAAATCTAACTTAGGACTTTCTTATGCTTTGTCTGGCAATTACACGAAAGGCCTATCAATTCTTGAAAAGATTTCAAAATCAACAAATGCGGGTGTTCGCGATAGACAAAATTTAGCTTTAGCCTATGGATTATCTGGTCAGATTGATAAAGCAGGACAATTATACAGCATCGATCTTTCAGAAGATGCTGTACGCAATAACCTTGCCTATATTCATATCCTACAACATCCACAATCCCAAACGTTGCCAATTCAAGAGGCAAAACCCATTCTTTTAGAACCGTTAACCTCTTCAGAAGAAAAATTGTCAGTCACAAAAGAAGATCCCTTAAAGATCGTCAAAGAAACAAAAAACGTCCAGCCGCCAAAAACACAAGAGAACATACAACCTTCGCTTCAGACTACTCCTAAAAAGAAAATTGAGGCTCCGCAGATTCAAGCTGAGTCCCCCCAAAAGCAACGTACGTTAACACATTCGGACTTAACAGAGGACGACGAATTAGAAACGGCTCTCATGTTAATGCAGTAAGTGTGATGTTCACGCTTGACGGACGAATAGTCCTCGCTTTATCATGTTGTTTATTTTATAAATAACTTTTATTAAAATCTGAAGAAAGTTTAAAATAACTTTTTTCTAAATAGTGGGTTTGGCCTTTCAATGAAAAAAACAACAATATCGCTGGTAGTTTTTTTTCTCCTCTTTATACAAACCAAGAGTGCTTTGTCCCAAGCAGACGATACTCTTGCTACAAAAGACCCTGCTCAAAATATTCTACTCGATACCGCTAAAGGGAACTATGAAGGCCTAACCCTAGAAGAAACTCAAAAAGTCTTACAGAAAAAAGATAAATTATCCAAATATCTTGAAACTCAAGTCTCAATTAAACAAAAGAGAGATGAGGAAAAACGGCAACTGCTCTCCCAAATTCGAGAACAGGATCAAAGAAATGCTGAACTTCTCAGAGCACTTCGTGAGCCTTTTAAACCATAACCTCTTGCTTTTCATCACGCATAAAGTTAGAACTTGAATAAATTCATTCATTTAAAATAAATTGAGACCTATGCTTGCGACAAACGCCTACGATAATCCAGCGGAATACAATGCTTGGCGCAAAAAAAATGCCTATTTTCACGATGAAGATTTACGTTATCTAAAGTTCCTTATTCCTGAAGGCTCCCGTGTTCTCGATTTAGGTTGTGGAAATGGTGATTTACTAAAAGGACTAAATCCAAGTCATGGCGTTGGGATTGATCTCTCTAAGAACCTAATCAAATACGCTAAGAAAACCTATCCAGATCTGACATTTTACAATGCCGATATCGAACAACCTTTGGATAAAATCCTTAAAGGTCAGGAATTTGACGTCATTCTTATTTCAGACACTGTTGGTTCTATAAAAGACATTCAAAAATTTTTCAAAAACATCCATGGTCTTTGTTCTGAAAAAACGCGCATTATCGTCTCTTATTATTCAAAATACTGGGAGCCCGTTCTAAAAACAGCTGAGTTATTCAAACAAAAAATGCCTAGTCTTCACCAAAACTATCTTTCAACAGATGACATTATTGAATTTATGAAGTTGGAGGATTTTGTACCTTTAAAATACGAATATCGACAGCTTTTGCCAAAAAAAATGTTTGGCTTAGGAACTCTCATAAATAGATTCATTGCAACGATGCCAGGTATTAGACGATTATGCCTTAGAACGTATGTAGTGGCACGAATAGAAACAAAAGAACTACCCAAAAAACTCCCGTCGATTACAGTGGTGGTCCCGTGCAAAAACGAAAAAGGCAACATTGAACCAGCTGTAAAGCGGCTTCCTCGGTTTGCTTCTAAAATGGAAATTATTTTTGTTGATGGTCACAGTAGTGACGGCACTTTTGATGAGATAAAACGTGTCATTAAAGCTTATCCTCAATACGATATAAAAGGCTTTATTCAGCCAAAACGAGGGAAAGGCGATGCTGTCCGCTTTGCTTTTGATAAGGCGAAGGGGGACATTTTAATGATTTTAGATGCCGATTTGACAACGCCTCCTGAAGAAATGCCAAAATTTTATGATGCTCTCGTTCGTGGCAAAGGTGAATTTATCAATGGGACACGTCTCATTTACCCCATGGAAAATGAAGCGATGCAATTTTTGAATTTCCTTGCTAATAAGGCCTTTTCATGGATTTTTACGTATCTTTTAAATCAAAGATTAACTGACACTCTCTGTGGAACAAAAGTTTTATGGCGTGATGACTATAAACGATTGATCAAAAACCGAACATATTTTGGAGATTTTGATCCCTTCGGCGATTTTGATTTAATTTTTGGCGCTAGCAAATTGAATCTACAAATTACCGAAATTCCCGTTCGTTACGCAGCTAGGTCTTATGGTGTGACACAAATTTCACGCTTTCGTCATGGATTCTTACTTTTGCAAATGACTCTTTTGGCATTCAGAAAGTTAAAGGCTTTTTGATGAGCCAAGAAATTACCCTTTCCCATCGAGAAATATGGAATAATAAACCCGTTCTAAGAGCTGTTTACCATAATTACTATGACCTCATTTTATCTCAAACGATACCAGGAACATTACTAGAAGTAGGCGGTGGGTCCGGCAATTTCGCATCATATTTAAATAAATTATCATCTTCAAAGCATACACTGTATTCAACAGACATTACTAAAGCGCCTGACACACACGTTGTAAGTGACGCTCATTTTCTGCCTTTTGCTAATAACTCATTTGATAATATAGTCATGATGGATACTCTTCATCACCTTGAAAGACCATTAAAGTTCCTCAATGAATCTTATAGGGTTTTAAAAAACAAGGGACGACTCATACTCTTAGAGCCTGGAATGACACCTTTGAGTATTTTATTTTTCAAACTGTTCCATGATGAACCTATTCATATGAATGTAAATCCACTGGAAGATGGACCTTTATCAAACGATCGAAAGCCTTTTGATGCAAATCAAGCAATACCAGACCTCATCTTTAATAAATTTCAAGCGCAGTTTTTATCATTATTCCCTAATTTTGTAATTTGTAAAATTCAAAGGAAAAGTGTGTTTGCCTATCCTCTTTCAGGAGGATTTAAAAAGTGGTCTTTGATTCCAAATCGTTGCATTCAACACGCTTTAAAACTCGATGAGAAACTAGAGTTTTTATCGTCCTTGTTAAGTTTTAGATTATTTATTGTTATAGAAAAAGTTATGCCTCATGAACACAAAATTAAAAATTAATTTAGCAAAATTTTGCTATCAAATAATACATTGGATAAGAGCCATTGTTAATAAAAATGATCAGGTTGTCACAAAACGACAAAACATCATTTGGGATCTTGATCTTTCAGAAGGAATTGACTTTTCGATCTATATCCTTGGGGCTTTTGAAAAAGCAACTGTAAATCGTTATACTGACATTGTTAAAGAAGGAGATATCGTTTTTGATATTGGGGCTAATTGTGGATCACATACTTTACCTCTGGCAAAACTTGTCGGATCAAAAGGAAAAGTTTTTGCTTTTGAGCCAACGGATTATGCTTATAAAAAATTAAGAAGAAATATTGAATTAAATGAGGAGTTGAAATCAAGGATAAACCCTCTACAGGTAATGATTGCAGACCATACAATGACTCATTTAGTTCCTGAAATTTATTCTAGCTGGCCGTTAAAAAACAAGGATGCTTTGCATCCAGATCACTTTGGAGCACTAAAAACTACAAAAGGTTCATCTATAGAAACAGTGGATGGTTTTGTAAAAAAACATAAACTCAAAAAATTAGATTTTATCAAGCTCGACGTTGACGGTAATGAGTTTTCCGTTCTTTCAGGCAGTCAAGATACTTTAGCGAGATTTAAACCAAAAATCCTCCTTGAAATTGCCCCTTCGTGTCATTCTAAAGAACAATTCAAAGGTTTTCTTCAAATTTTGCAGAATAATAAGTACGAGGGGCTCTCTATAAAAACTTTAAAACCTTTAAGTCTAGATTATGCAACACTTACTCAGAACATAAAATTTGGTTCTTCGATCAATGTACTTCTCCAAATCCCTTGATTTTTTTAATGCGCAAAAGAATTTTTTGATCATTCTCTTTCTATGCTTTGCTGTTTCATTGCTTATTGTTCTTAATGCTTGGTCTGGATTTTACGTTTTTAGTAGCTTCAACAGTTATTCAACGTTAGGAGGATTAATCCCTCATAGCGATGCCTTGATGTATTATTGGGGCGCTGAAAATATTTTAAACGGTGGACTCTTAGATAGTTGGAATCTTCGTCGCCCCATCAACGCCCTCTTCTTAAGTGTTCGCTTATGGATGACTGGAGACAGTTATATAGGAGCTTTGCTTATCCAAACGGCTCTCTTTTCTTTTTGTCTCAGTCTCGTCATTTATGAGTTTATTCGAACCATTAGCTGGGTAAGTGTTGTTTTTTTTGGCGCGTTCTTTCTAGGGATAGGATTTTTTGTTTTATATACACCACTTTCTGAATCCCTCGGGATGAGCCTTGGACTCCTCGCTTTTCTTCTCTTATGGACAGGACAGCGCGATCAAAACATTTTTTTGTTTTCTTTTGGTATGTTCTTGCTAACCGCAGCTTTAAATGCTCGCTCTGGTGCTTTTTTTGTTTTGCCCATGATCTTTTTGTGGATTCTCTTCCAAGATTTTACTTTCAAAAAAAAGTGGGTTTTTGGGGCTTTAACTGGCGTTCTAGGCGCTTTTTTTTACAATAAGCTCCTCCTGTGGCTATATTCGGATCACAGCACATTAGCAAACCTACACAGTAATTTTTCTTACATCATTTATGGATTAGCAGCAGGTGGTAAAGGCTGGCAACATTCGTACACTATTCCAGGCATCCATTCATTGTCAGAAGCAGAACAGGCAAAATTAGTTTACCAAGAAACGATAAAGCTTATTATGAATTCTCCTGTGGATCTCATAAAAGGTTTAATCAAAAACTTCGTGATTTTTGTTCGCACTCATCTTTATCCTTTTGAATCTATCGCTCCAAATATCAGCTTTCTTGAGTTATTCACACTTCCTAAAAATCTCTCATGGATAAAAGCTATTTTTTCCATGCTGATTCTCTCGAGTGGTTTTTTTATTATTAAGAGATTCCTTGCGTATTTAAGAAACTATCCTCAAAGTGGTTGGTTTGTTTTTTGTGCAGTCCTCGGTAATATTTTTTCCGTTTTTGTTATTTGGGTTGATGGAAAATGGCGGGTTTTTTCTGCAACCATGGTCTTTTTCCCTGCATTATTGAGCCTGGCATTCGCCAAGATCCCTTTAAAAATGAACACTTCAGAACACAACGCCATTCCAATTACCAAAATTGCTGTCGGTTTATCATGTCTAATGCTTTTAAGCACAGCCTTTTTGCCAAAAATATTTTTCAAAGCTAACTCTATAGAAAACATAAAAAGCTCCTTTAAATGTCAAAAAGATGAGCAATTAATTATTGCGCACTCTCTCCATAAGGCGCCCCACGTCAACTTATCCAATGATTACCATCATTCATTTTTATGGAAAGTTTCACCTACGCGTTTCAAATTTCTGACAAGCAAAATTACTGAAGTCGATTTTACATTCCCTGCTAGGAACGCTCCGTCTTCCTTCGGACTTGTGTTTGACATGCTCTCCAAAAGTTTATTTTATGTAACAGGACCTTTGAATACTTTTGATCAAATGGATAATTTTGTAGGGCTTTGTGTTCAACCTCTTTCATCGAACCCTCAAATCATGACTATTCATTCTCAAATGTCTCTTAAGAATATTCATTCATGAATAACAAACCTTTTTCGGCATCTTTAAGAAAGAGCGCTTTAATCCACTTTACGATCATACAAGCTTTGTGCTTATTGTTTTCTTGGTTTGTTGTTTTTAATGCCTGGTTAGGTTTTCCGATTATTGGTTCCTTTGGCTCTTCTGTAGCGCTTGGTGGAACTATTCCTTATAGCGATGCTGGAGGGTACTATGATGGTGCTTACCAACTTTTAATGGCGGGAGAATTAAACGGCTGGAATATGCTCTTAAAATTTTTCCCCTTGGTTCTTTGAGCGAATCTGAATGGTCTTCCCATGTTTATAAAGAATCATTGCGATTAATTTTTAAGACCCCCTTGAGTCTAATAAAAGGGTTGATTCTCTATACCCTTGCTTTCATTAAAAATCTCCTATTTCCTTTCGATTTTTTGGAACCAGAACCTAAGATCAAAAATATTCTCTATCACATTGTCAATACCCACAAATTCTTGTCCTATGCTCTGCAGATCCTTCAATGTCTCATCATTAGTCTCTTTATGCTTTTTTTATATTGGTTCAGTACAAAAAAATTCATCCACTATGTTAAAACCAACCCAATATTAGGTGGGTTTATTTTAAGCGGCCTTATAGGGAATTTTCTTTCCGCAAGCGTTATCTGGGTTGACGGGGGATGGCGGGTATTTGCTGCAACGTTCGCTTTTTTTTCTCTATTCTTTGCTGCAGCCTATGCCCGAAAACCTTTATCAATCCACAAAACGCTCTCCACCCAACTTGGAAAAATCACCCTGTTTTTTTCCATAATCTTGCTTGTAGGAGCGCT
The sequence above is drawn from the Candidatus Nucleicultrix amoebiphila FS5 genome and encodes:
- a CDS encoding prepilin peptidase encodes the protein MTFFYILFALSAFVLAIEDFLFFRISNLIIALQLALFVAMVLIFKEPIDFLFPGIAFIVVMGVGFILFNYQMIGAGDVKFIATASAWFMLLGDIAGFLLLTSLVGGLLALFYLFLGTHIEILRLALANRVVKIMPWAHLEAWVNYEPEIATLKKHKKIVPYGTAVGMACIVMVIIRMMANSL
- a CDS encoding tetratricopeptide repeat protein; the protein is MKLNFKSLVLVGATSILFGCAGTDQNDDSTFMKDESKSLNLAEKMRTGGQQSTAIGLYRKILDETPNNVPATLGLAKSLNALKRYREAQECLKKSLVENPNQISLEEELGKTYISSHQPKEGMAVFESILKKDPQNQIALNGLGICHDLNYNHATAQDYYLKALALYPNAKITKSNLGLSYALSGNYTKGLSILEKISKSTNAGVRDRQNLALAYGLSGQIDKAGQLYSIDLSEDAVRNNLAYIHILQHPQSQTLPIQEAKPILLEPLTSSEEKLSVTKEDPLKIVKETKNVQPPKTQENIQPSLQTTPKKKIEAPQIQAESPQKQRTLTHSDLTEDDELETALMLMQ
- a CDS encoding glycosyltransferase, which gives rise to MLATNAYDNPAEYNAWRKKNAYFHDEDLRYLKFLIPEGSRVLDLGCGNGDLLKGLNPSHGVGIDLSKNLIKYAKKTYPDLTFYNADIEQPLDKILKGQEFDVILISDTVGSIKDIQKFFKNIHGLCSEKTRIIVSYYSKYWEPVLKTAELFKQKMPSLHQNYLSTDDIIEFMKLEDFVPLKYEYRQLLPKKMFGLGTLINRFIATMPGIRRLCLRTYVVARIETKELPKKLPSITVVVPCKNEKGNIEPAVKRLPRFASKMEIIFVDGHSSDGTFDEIKRVIKAYPQYDIKGFIQPKRGKGDAVRFAFDKAKGDILMILDADLTTPPEEMPKFYDALVRGKGEFINGTRLIYPMENEAMQFLNFLANKAFSWIFTYLLNQRLTDTLCGTKVLWRDDYKRLIKNRTYFGDFDPFGDFDLIFGASKLNLQITEIPVRYAARSYGVTQISRFRHGFLLLQMTLLAFRKLKAF
- a CDS encoding class I SAM-dependent methyltransferase translates to MSQEITLSHREIWNNKPVLRAVYHNYYDLILSQTIPGTLLEVGGGSGNFASYLNKLSSSKHTLYSTDITKAPDTHVVSDAHFLPFANNSFDNIVMMDTLHHLERPLKFLNESYRVLKNKGRLILLEPGMTPLSILFFKLFHDEPIHMNVNPLEDGPLSNDRKPFDANQAIPDLIFNKFQAQFLSLFPNFVICKIQRKSVFAYPLSGGFKKWSLIPNRCIQHALKLDEKLEFLSSLLSFRLFIVIEKVMPHEHKIKN
- a CDS encoding FkbM family methyltransferase — its product is MNTKLKINLAKFCYQIIHWIRAIVNKNDQVVTKRQNIIWDLDLSEGIDFSIYILGAFEKATVNRYTDIVKEGDIVFDIGANCGSHTLPLAKLVGSKGKVFAFEPTDYAYKKLRRNIELNEELKSRINPLQVMIADHTMTHLVPEIYSSWPLKNKDALHPDHFGALKTTKGSSIETVDGFVKKHKLKKLDFIKLDVDGNEFSVLSGSQDTLARFKPKILLEIAPSCHSKEQFKGFLQILQNNKYEGLSIKTLKPLSLDYATLTQNIKFGSSINVLLQIP